A single window of Aspergillus puulaauensis MK2 DNA, chromosome 5, nearly complete sequence DNA harbors:
- a CDS encoding putative urea hydro-lyase/cyanamide hydratase (COG:S;~EggNog:ENOG410PPD0;~InterPro:IPR006674,IPR017771,IPR003607;~PFAM:PF01966) — protein sequence MSDPVKQHGFAAVPANPETVFKDANLTAKGSPVAIPVSETPTPATPLARRVDEYCRKNLPKPVYLHSLRVYHLGLAMKRYVAPDWEFSDETYFLACLLHDIGGTPENLRATLLSHEFFGGILALDLLQKDSAGGNAVASKPQAESVAEAIIRHQNLCQTGSLTCMGQILQLATIFDNTGAHSHLVHDDTVQDAIKHYPRTGWSSCFASVVKDETTLKPWAHTTAIDGFQEKILGNPYRKYD from the exons ATGTCGGACCCTGTCAAACAACACGGCTTCGCCGCCGTTCCTGCAAATCCAGAGACCGTCTTCAAAGACGCAAATCTCACAGCCAAGGGCAGCCCAGTCGCAATTCCAGTCTCTGAGACACCCACTCCTGCCACCCCCCTCGCCCGTAGAGTCGATGAATACTGTCGCAAGAATCTGCCCAAACCAGTATACCTGCATAGCCTCCGGGTATACCACCTCGGCCTGGCGATGAAGCGCTACGTCGCTCCGGACTGGGAATTCAGCGACGAGACATACTTCCTGGCGTGTCTGTTGCATGATATCGGTGGTACACCGGAGAACCTACGCGCGACATTGTTGAGCCACGAGTTCTTTGGCGGAATCCTCGCTCTCGATCTGTTGCAGAAGGACTCTGCGGGCGGGAATGCAGTGGCGTCGAAGCCTCAGGCGGAGAGCGTAGCAGAGGCCATTATTCGACACCAGAATTTGTGTCAGACGGGGAGTCTTACTTGTATGGGGCAGATCTTGCAGCTTGCGACGATTTTTG ATAATACTGGGGCGCACTCGCATTTGGTGCATGACGATACCGTGCAGGATGCGATTAAGCATTATCCGCGCACGGGCTGGAGTTCGTGCTTTGCGTCCGTGGTCAAGGATGAGACCACTTTGAAGCCCTGGGCGCATACGACTGCTATTGATGGCTTCCAGGAGAAGATCCTGGGGAACCCGTATAGGAAGTACGATTAG
- a CDS encoding SGNH/GDSL hydrolase family protein (CAZy:CE16;~COG:S;~EggNog:ENOG410PKTP;~InterPro:IPR001087,IPR036514;~PFAM:PF00657;~SECRETED:SignalP(1-15);~go_function: GO:0016788 - hydrolase activity, acting on ester bonds [Evidence IEA]), whose protein sequence is MKTLSLALLASTALAVPHARAPGSKYLISFGDSYTATEFNITGEQPSSSNPLGNPPFPGWTSAGGANWIGNLVGTYNNSLLLNYNLAYGGATVNASLVPPYSPEVLSLIDQVAEFKQYLAPPPPSAPWTANNTLVAVWEGVNDVGGAWYQESPDALATEILNQLFQQIELVYTGGARNFAILTVPPTDRSPYITEGENAEYTITHLKAAIASWNTQLTQKADAFATKHSDAVVKVVDTQPAFNDLLDAGGDAATCYNEDGVTCLWFNDYHPGLEIQDAVAQAVAEAWPAFFTV, encoded by the exons ATGAAGACCCTCTCTCTCGCCCTCTTGGCCTCAACGGCCCTTGCAGTCCCCCACGCCCGGGCCCCAGGAAGCAAGTACCTCATCAGCTTCGGCGACTCATACACAGCCACTGAATTCAACATCACCGGAGAGCAGCCCTCATCGTCCAACCCTCTCGGTAACCCCCCATTCCCAGGATGGACATCAGCAGGCGGCGCAAACTGGATCGGGAATCTTGTTGGCACTTATAACAACTCGCTTCTTCTCAACTACAACCTCGCATATGGCGGCGCTACTGTCAACGCCTCACTTGTTCCACCGTACTCTCCCGAGGTACTCTCGCTCATTGACCAGGTGGCCGAATTCAAGCAGTACCTTGCCCCACCGCCGCCATCTGCCCCGTGGACTGCGAATAATACTCTTGTCGCTGTCTGGGA GGGCGTGAACGATGTCGGTGGCGCGTGGTATCAGGAAAGCCCAGACGCCCTAGCAACCGAGATCCTCAACCAGCTGTTCCAGCAAATCGAGCTTGTCTATACCGGCGGAGCGCGCAACTTCGCCATCTTAACCGTTCCTC CAACCGACCGATCACCTTACATCaccgagggcgagaacgCAGAATACACCATCACGCACCTGAAAGCGGCCATTGCAAGCTGGAATACCCAGCTCACGCAGAAGGCGGATGCCTTTGCGACCAAGCATTCGGATGCGGTTGTTAAGGTCGTCGATACACAGCCCGCGTTTAACGACCTTCTTGATGCGGGCGGTGATGCTGCAACCTGCTATAACGAGGACGGGGTCACTTGTCTGTGGTTTAATGATTATCACCCTGGACTGGAGATCCAGGATGCGGTTGCACAGGCTGTTGCGGAGGCTTGGCCGGCTTTCTTTACTGTGTAG
- a CDS encoding NAD(P)/FAD-dependent oxidoreductase (COG:S;~EggNog:ENOG410PW9Q;~InterPro:IPR006076,IPR036188;~PFAM:PF01266;~go_function: GO:0016491 - oxidoreductase activity [Evidence IEA];~go_process: GO:0055114 - oxidation-reduction process [Evidence IEA]), whose product MSSAAIAKIISSDPGLPRENPTAAYWQKDPHPLSSAQSASLPLTTDIAVIGSGITGASVTKTLLEQHDSCTVTVLEARTLCSGATGRNGGQLAINAAQIYVKLKETVGAEMAGKIVQFNIKTLRRLREVAAEIDAVEYAELTDVVKLRCYKDGASFEHVKRGIGELEADHPDFKGIYDILAPDRCQREHGVFGVVGGVLHPGGTIWPYRLVTRLFEVLAKKFPSRLAIETGTPVAAVSFDPTTDEKYPYTLSTPRGEIRARHVAYCTNGYTGHLLPSLRGPLYPLKGTMTVQDMGAGYQNRANSTSWAVHYEPHNDVKDDTFADGLIYGMQNVKTGTMFFGGEKSGVADMLSANDTVLSSSSVTYLKDSVLSLFGHDGENDARTSSIVSAWSGIMCFSSDGMPLVGRLPASITDREGGGEWICAAYCGYGMPSAWLAGESLGQMILGRPPQDILPEAYLITQERLESRMSTKQSVERLSQD is encoded by the exons ATGTCCTCGGCAGCCATAGCCA AAATAATCTCATCAGACCCCGGACTCCCCAGGGAAAACCCTACAGCAGCCTACTGGCAAAAGGATCCGCACCCACTATCCAGTGCGCAAAGCGCTTCACTCCCACTAACCACCGACATAGCAGTCATCGGGTCCGGAATCACCGGAGCCAGCGTCACAAAGACTCTCCTTGAGCAGCATGACTCCTGCACAGTCACAGTCCTCGAAGCACGCACCCTCTGCTCGGGCGCTACGGGCCGTAATGGCGGACAGCTGGCGATCAATGCCGCGCAGATATAtgtgaagctgaaggagacaGTTGGCGCTGAGATGGCGGGGAAGATTGTACAGTTCAATATTAAGACGCTGCGTCGGCTGCGTGAGGTAGCGGCTGAGATTGATGCCGTGGAGTACGCGGAGTTGACGGACGTGGTGAAGTTGCGCTGTTATAAGGATGGTGCCTCGTTTGAACATGTGAAACGGGGCATTGGGGAATTGGAGGCGGATCATCCGGATTTCAAGGGTATATACGACATCCTCGCTCCGGACAGATGCCAGCGG GAGCATGGCGTGTTCGGCGTTGTCGGCGGCGTACTACACCCAGGAGGTACTATATGGCCGTACAGATTAGTTACCAGACTATTCGAAGTATTGGCGAAGAAATTCCCCTCTCGCCTGGCGATTGAGACAGGTAcccctgttgctgctgtgaGTTTCGACCCTACAACAGACGAGAAGTACCCGTACACCCTAAGTACGCCGCGGGGAGAAATTCGAGCCCGCCATGTCGCATACTGCACCAATGGATACACTGGACATCTCTTGCCATCATTGCGAGGGCCGCTATATCCACTCAAGGGCACGATGACAGTCCAGGACATGGGGGCTGGGTATCAGAATAGGGCCAACTCAACGTCATGGGCGGTCCACTACGAACCACATAACGACGTAAAAGACGACACATTTGCCGATGGTCTGATATACGGCATGCAGAATGTCAAGACGGGGACTATGTTCTTTGGCGGGGAAAAGTCCGGTGTGGCAGATATGTTGTCGGCGAATGATACCGtgctctcttcttcgtctgtcACGTACCTGAAAGACTCGGTGCTGTCCTTATTTGGACATGATGGTGAGAATGACGCGCGAACTTCGTCAATTGTCAGTGCCTGGTCGGGTATAATGTGCTTTTCGTCGGATGGGATGCCCCTGGTTGGCCGGCTGCCTGCATCAATCACCGATAGAGAAGGAGGGGGTGAGTGGATCTGTGCTGCCTACTGTGGATATGGTATGCCCAGTGCGTGGCTTGCTGGGGAGAGTCTAGGTCAAATGATACTGGGACGCCCACCGCAGGATATTCTGCCAGAGGCATATCTGATCACGCAGGAGAGACTGGAGTCGAGGATGTCTACGAAGCAGAGTGTGGAGCGGCTATCTCAGGATTAG
- a CDS encoding uncharacterized protein (COG:I;~EggNog:ENOG410PK7T;~InterPro:IPR001753,IPR029045;~PFAM:PF16113,PF00378;~go_function: GO:0003824 - catalytic activity [Evidence IEA]), producing MPAEPKTIPIPNTYANPPDSQVQISNYPDSTPGVTPIQIVKLNRPEKLNAITGAMIYSLIDFFSTVSVDDRVKVVVFTGAGKAFSAGIDLTGDFSQDKNKLPPSQMRDPGGTLALAMFNCTKPIIVAYNGLAVGIGMTSTLAAAIRLAPRNSEFGFPFSRIGLTMESASSFFLPRMVGYSNATYLLATGKRYPAHSSVLHGVFAELLPEPTDVLSRAVELAQDILSNVSTMAVHLNRQLIWRNAGSAEGAHLVDSPLLYDMFGSRDHLEFKKSFFEKRQVKFTDVLSGDAPRTYPWWTELSVETKPKTQGADSKL from the exons ATGCCCGCTGAACCAAAGACGATTCCAATCCCCAACACCTACGCCAACCCCCCAGATAGCCAAGTCCAAATCTCCAACTATCCAGACTCCACACCAGGCGTCACACCCATCCAAATCGTCAAGCTCAACCGTCCCGAGAAGCTTAACGCCATCACGGGCGCCATGATATACTCGCTGATCGACTTCTTCTCAACGGTCTCCGTAGACGACCGTGTCAAAGTCGTCGTCTTCACCGGTGCAGGCAAGGCATTCAGCGCCGGCATCGACCTCACTGGCGACTTCAGCCAGGACAAGAACAAGCTCCCTCCGAGCCAGATGCGCGATCCGGGTGGTACACTGGCGCTAGCGATGTTCAATTGCACCAAGCCGATTATCGTCGCGTATAATGGGCTTGCGGTTGGTATTGGAATGACCTCGACTCTGGCGGCTGCTATTCG CCTCGCTCCAAGAAATTCCGAATTCGGcttccccttctccaggATCGGTCTAACGATGGAATCAGCCAGCTCATTCTTCCTTCCCCGGATGGTCGGATACAGCAACGCGACGTACCTCCTGGCCACGGGAAAGCGATACCCAGCACACTCCTCCGTGCTTCATGGAGTGTTTGCCGAACTCCTGCCAGAACCGACAGACGTCCTCTCCCGTGCTGTGGAACTTGCACAGGATATCCTGTCAAATGTGAGCACAATGGCTGTGCATCTCAACAGGCAGCTTATCTGGCGCAATGCGGGCTCTGCGGAGGGTGCGCATTTGGTTGATAGTCCGTTGCTGTATGATATGTTTGGGAGCCG TGACCATTTGGAATTTAAGAAGTCGTTCTTCGAGAAGCGGCAGGTGAAGTTTACGGATGTGTTGTCTGGGGACGCACCCAGAACGTATCCCTGGTGGACTGAGCTGTCGGTGGAAACGAAGCCGAAGACACAGGGGGCTGATAGTAAATTGTGA
- a CDS encoding uncharacterized protein (COG:V;~EggNog:ENOG410PN7G;~InterPro:IPR036291,IPR001509;~PFAM:PF13460,PF01073,PF01370;~go_function: GO:0003824 - catalytic activity [Evidence IEA]), whose translation MTSLVLITGSTGFIGSAVTQNVLEAGYRVRLVIRRADQAPKLKSIFSKYTDHLDFAIVPDLTVRGCYDDVLDGVEYVLHLASPLPAPGTDDLLTPALEGTKAILEAASKSSSIKRIVITSSVIAMIPQGGKRDSMVVKETDPIDRTIDPSVLPTLPPMGKYHASKLAAHKATLDFVKENQPRFTTISLHPVFVFGRSLVQTTAEELSGTPGMLWTSLVSETPAFGQFLGVHVDDVAAAHVRALEIGPLNSDDGDTNAVRSYLLAAERRSWADVDRFVREQYPDVEWALSPVESTNYGVDTTRAERELGITFKGMEEQVKDVVDQQLEFRM comes from the exons ATGACCTCGCTTGTGCTAATAACCGGATCAACAGGATTCATCGGCTCAGCTGTCACCCAGAATGTTCTTGAAGCCGGATACAGAGTCCGCCTGGTAATCCGACGCGCAGACCAAGCCCCAAAGCTAAAGAGCATATTCAGCAAATATACGGACCACCTGGATTTTGCCATCGTGCCAGACCTCACCGTCAGAGGATGTTACGATGATGTCCTCGATGGCGTGGAATATGTCCTCCATTTGGCCTCACCATTACCTGCTCCGGGCACCGATGATTTACTCACCCCAGCCCTGGAGGGGACGAAAGCTATATTAGAAGCCGCCTCAAAGTCATCCTCCATAAAGCGAATTGTTATTACATCGTCGGTCATTGCGATGATTCCGCAGGGTGGAAAGAGAGACAGCATGGTCGTCAAAG AAACCGATCCAATTGACCGAACCATTGATCCGAGCGTGCTTCCGACCCTCCCACCCATGGGCAAATACCACGCCAGCAAACTGGCCGCGCACAAGGCCACTCTTGACTTCGTGAAGGAGAACCAACCGCGCTTCACCACAATCTCTCTACACCCCGTATTCGTGTTCGGGCGCAGCCTCGTGCAGACAACTGCAGAGGAACTGTCCGGGACCCCGGGTATGCTGTGGACATCGCTCGTATCCGAGACGCCGGCTTTCGGACAGTTCCTGGGTGTGCATGTGGATGATGTAGCTGCAGCGCATGTCAGGGCATTGGAGATTGGCCCTTTAAATAGCGACGATGGGGATACGAATGCAGTGCGCTCGTATCTGCTCGCTGCAGAGAGACGATCATGGGCTGATGTCGACCGATTTGTGCGAGAGCAGTATCCGGATGTGGAGTGGGCGTTGTCGCCAGTTGAAAGCACGAATTATGGCGTTGACACCACCAGAGCAGAGCGCGAGTTGGGCATTACGTTCAAGGGAATGGAGGAACAGGTAAAGGATGTGGTTGACCAGCAGCTGGAATTCCGGATGTGA
- a CDS encoding DUF1993 domain-containing protein (COG:S;~EggNog:ENOG410PSUI;~InterPro:IPR018531,IPR034660;~PFAM:PF09351), translating to MSSSIYTYTIDPFVKGIQALKVILQKAEEHAKANNIPIDDLFNASLGHDMKGLPFQVFIVTNTAIKTLCRATFVEPPAQEQNDKTFDDFYKRIDEALAALEKADLAVLAANEGKKFKAPMGPKEYEFTPETYAVLFATPNFYFHLVTAYDILRAKGVPVGKMDYLGTFMAPVM from the coding sequence ATGTCCTCCTCAATCTACACCTACACCATCGATCCCTTCGTCAAGGGCATCCAGGCCCTCAAGGTCATCCTCCAGAAAGCCGAAGAGCACGCCAAggccaacaacatccccatcGATGACCTCTTCAACGCCTCGCTCGGCCACGACATGAAGGGGCTCCCCTTCCaggtcttcatcgtcacAAACACAGCGATCAAGACCCTCTGCCGCGCAACTTTCGTCGAGCCCCCAGCCCAGGAGCAAAACGACAAGACATTCGACGACTTCTACAAGCGCATTGACGAGGCCCTTGCCGCGCTCGAGAAGGCCGACCTCGCTGTGCTTGCCGCGAACGAGGGCAAGAAGTTCAAGGCGCCCATGGGACCCAAGGAGTATGAGTTTACCCCCGAGACGTATGCGGTGCTGTTTGCGACTCCGAACTTCTATTTCCACCTGGTGACTGCGTATGATATCCTGAGGGCCAAGGGCGTGCCGgtggggaagatggactACCTGGGCACCTTTATGGCGCCTGTTATGTAA
- the abr2 gene encoding laccase abr2 (CAZy:AA1;~COG:Q;~EggNog:ENOG410PKC2;~InterPro:IPR008972,IPR011707,IPR011706,IPR033138, IPR002355,IPR001117;~PFAM:PF00394,PF07731,PF07732;~SECRETED:SignalP(1-16);~go_function: GO:0005507 - copper ion binding [Evidence IEA];~go_function: GO:0016491 - oxidoreductase activity [Evidence IEA];~go_process: GO:0055114 - oxidation-reduction process [Evidence IEA]), with product MAFVRRLLCMAALAGAADVYYTLDLTWETGSPNGLERDMIFVNNQFPGPPMILDEGDDVTVEVHNHMPFNTTVHFHGIEQLGTPWADGVPGLTQWAIQPGQSYTYKWHANDYGTYWYHAHDRATLQDGLYGAIHIRPSKDRENPFSMISNDTDDTHAMEEAERHTIPVILSDWDHLTSVEYMEAMEATGYDIFCSDSILVGGMGSIYCKDPKELTALQAAPVQQVINATLTDKGCVPFVTKLQGDWEHHPDKLPPGLNDGCVPSDGPDAEYMVDASHEWASFSFISAASLKALVASIDEHPMYVYEVDGRYIEPSLAESIEIYNGERYSAMVKLDKEAAQYTMRIANTGANQVISGYAKVTYQGGQDSTRQSSPYINYGGQNVTESVVKLNTSDLRPFPAIYPAQTADDFHLLTLGRINSSWEWTLDGTKFFPSDLDSMQPALCNPDSPDLESALKITTRNGTWVDLVYQLRIEAPTVVQPPHPMHKHSNRAFLIGRGVGDFKWRSADEARKQVPGNFFLDSPLYRDTFVTAPAGEAWMVVRYQVVNPGPFFLHCHMETHLHGGMGMLLLDGIDAWPEVPEGYC from the exons ATGGCCTTTGTTCGTCGCCTGCTGTGCATGGCAGCGCTTGCCGGTGCTGCCGATGTTTATTATACACTTGATTTGACATGGGAGACCGGCTCACCAAACGGCCTGGAACGGGATATGATATTCGTGAACAACCAGTTCCCAGGGCCGCCAATGATCCTCGATGAGGGCGACGATGTGACT GTTGAAGTTCACAACCATATGCCATTCAACACCACAGTCCATTTCCATGGAATCGA GCAATTGGGTACTCCATGGGCCGATGGCGTACCTGGGTTGACCCAATGGGCGATTCAACCAGGACAGTCGTATACCTACAAATGGCACGCAAATGATTATGGGACATACTG GTATCACGCCCATGACCGAGCAACGCTACAGGATGGTCTGTATGGTGCGATACATATCAG GCCGTCAAAGGACCGCGAAAACCCCTTTTCCATGATCTCGAACGACACCGACGACACACATGCCatggaagaggcagagagACACACAATACCGGTGATCCTGTCGGATTGGGATCATTTGACATCAGTGGAGTACATGGAAGCAATGGAAGCCACTGGCTATGATATTTT TTGCTCCGATAGTATCCTTGTCGGCGGCATGGGGTCTATCTATTGCAAGGACCCCAAGGAACTGACGGCGCTCCAGGCCGCGCCAGTTCAGCAGGTGATTAATGCGACATTAACTGATAAAGG ATGTGTCCCATTCGTGACAAAACTGCAAGGAGACTGGGAACACCACCCCGATAAACTGCCACCCGGGTTGAACGACGGCTGCGTCCCCAGCGACGGTCCCGATGCCGAATACATGGTCGACGCATCCCATGAATGGGCCAGTTTCAGCTTCATCAGCGCCGCCAGTCTCAAGGCCCTAGTAGCCTCGATCGACGAACACCCCATGTACGTCTACGAGGTTGACGGTCGGTACATCGAGCCCAGTCTAGCTGAGAGCATCGAAATATACAACGGGGAGCGGTACTCCGCCATGGTGAAGCTGGATAAGGAGGCCGCGCAATACACAATGCGTATTGCCAATACTGGGGCCAACCAGGTAATATCGGGGTACGCGAAGGTGACATACCAGGGAGGACAGGATAGCACACGGCAGTCAAGTCCGTACATCAACTACGGCGGACAGAATGTAACAGAGTCAGTGGTGAAATTGAACACCAGCGATCTGCGTCCATTCCCAGCAATCTACCCAGCACAGACAGCAGACGACTTCCACCTCCTAACACTCGGCCGGATTAATTCATCGTGGGAATGGACGCTGGACGGTACGAAGTTCTTCCCAAGCGACTTGGACTCTATGCAGCCTGCTCTCTGTAACCCGGACAGTCCGGACCTTGAATCCGCGCTGAAAATCACCACGCGCAATGGGACGTGGGTTGATCTGGTGTATCAGCTGCGCATTGAAGCCCCGACGGTCGTGCAGCCTCCCCATCCAATGCACAAGCACTCCAACAGAGCATTTCTGATTGGCCGGGGTGTGGGGGACTTCAAGTGGCGGAGTGCGGATGAGGCGCGCAAACAGGTGCCGGGGAATTTCTTCTTGGATAGCCCGTTGTACAGGGATACGTTTGTGACTGCGCCGGCTGGAGAGGCGTGGATGGTGGTGCGCTATCAGGTGGTTAATCCCGGGCCGTTCTTCTTGCACTGTCATATGGAGACCCATTTGCAtggggggatggggatgttgttgttggatggGATTGATGCGTGGCCGGAGGTGCCAGAGGGATATTGTTAA
- a CDS encoding DUF3237 domain-containing protein (COG:S;~EggNog:ENOG410PX9A;~InterPro:IPR020915;~PFAM:PF11578;~SECRETED:SignalP(1-23)), with translation MKASTLLSAVSAISTLLAMPVAATPSPNPPSLNFLYSMNTTVGEPIEVGNGPWGARVAIPVTGGTFKGPRLSGKVLDIGAEWGVTDSNGTFRADARYQLKTDDGANIYVQVNGPSQGEGHSQSRIILETGSEEYYWLNDVLAVGVTTLGHGWVAVDAWELVSPE, from the exons ATGAAAGCTTCAACACTACTTAGTGCGGTCTCGGCTATATCGACCCTGCTAGCGATGCCGGTTgcagcaacaccatcccCAAACCCACCGAGCCTAAACTTCCTATACTCTATGAATACTACCGTCGGAGAGCCCATCGAAGTAGGCAATGGTCCCTGGGGAGCTCGCGTAGCCATCCCCGTCACTGGCGGGACTTTCAAAGGGCCCAGACTATCCG GAAAGGTCCTCGACATAGGTGCCGAATGGGGCGTGACTGACTCCAACGGGACATTCAGAGCCGATGCAAGGTATCAGCTCAAGACGGATGACGGGGCGAATATCTACGTCCAGGTGAATGGGCCGAGTCAGGGTGAGGGACATTCGCAGTCTAGGATTATACTGGAAACTGGCAGTGAGGAGTACTACTGGCTGAACGATGTTCTTGCAGTTGGCGTCACCACTCTGGGACACGGGTGGGTGGCGGTTGATGCGTGGGAATTGGTTAGCCCGGAATAG
- the arp1 gene encoding scytalone dehydratase arp1 (COG:S;~EggNog:ENOG410PMMB;~InterPro:IPR004235,IPR032710;~PFAM:PF02982,PF13577;~go_function: GO:0030411 - scytalone dehydratase activity [Evidence IEA];~go_process: GO:0006582 - melanin metabolic process [Evidence IEA]): protein MLKQDPKLELSFQDFLALQKVVFDWADSYDAKDWDRLRSIVAPTLTVDYTEIGLRRWDPMPAEDYLEMVTEVGFLGNPTIKTQHLIGATWWEVVSETEVIGHHQLRAAHQVYTSPDLSDVKLKGHSHATNEHYYRKIDGQWKFAGLKPTVRWNEELFEEVFPATQ from the exons ATGCTTAAGCAAGATCCAAAGTTAGAGCTCAGCTTTCAAG ACTTCCTAGCCCTTCAAAAGGTTGTATTCGACTGGGCTGACAGCTATGATGCAAAG GACTGGGACCGTCTGAGGAGCATCGTTGCACCTACCCTTACT GTCGATTACACCGAGATCGGTCTACGAAGATGGGACCCCATGCCGGCCGAAGACTACCTGGAAATGGTAACTGAGGTTGGATTCCTCGGAAACCCCACCATAAAAACCCAGCACCTCATCGGAGCAACATGGTGGGAGGTTGTCTCGGAGACTGAAGTCATTGGGCATCACCAGCTGCGTGCCGCCCACCAAGTCTATACCAGCCCTGACTTGAGTGATGTTAAGCTAAAGGGCCACTCCCATGCCACCAATGAGCATTACTATCGCAAGATTGATGGACAGTGGAAGTTCGCTGGACTGAAGCCTACAGTGCGTTGGAATGAGGAGCTGTTCGAGGAGGTGTTCCCGGCAACCCAGTAA
- the arp2 gene encoding hydroxynaphthalene reductase arp2 (COG:Q;~EggNog:ENOG410PKZ4;~InterPro:IPR002347,IPR036291,IPR020904;~PFAM:PF00106,PF13561,PF08659;~go_function: GO:0016491 - oxidoreductase activity [Evidence IEA];~go_process: GO:0055114 - oxidation-reduction process [Evidence IEA]): MVLTNSLPQSLSGKVALITGGARGIGAGIALELAKRGASIAINYCGSQQPAEDLVKAIQDLDIDAAAFQADLTQVSNIESLFRQVVNHFGQVDIVVSNSGVEKFRALDETTIDDFDQVFSLNTRAQFFVARHAFDHIQPGGRVILMSSIAAGVGVPGHALYAGSKSAVEGFTRCLAADFGRVKCTVNAIAPAGVKSDMWLANSWRYAPGCDKNSSLQDIEAALAGGSPLSRCGVPEDIGRVVSFLAGPDSEWVNGQVIAVNGGANI, translated from the exons ATGGTTCTAACAAACTCTCTACCCCAGAGCTTAAGCGGCAAGGTCGCCCTCATCACCGGTGGAGCGCGAGGTATTGGGGCCGGAATCGCCCTTGAACTGGCCAAAAGAGGTGCCTCGATTGCCATCAACTACTGCGGAAGCCAACAGCCCGCAGAGGACCTAGTCAAAGCTATCCAGGACCTCGACATCGACGCGGCCGCATTCCAAGCAGACCTGACCCAGGTATCTAATATAGAAAGTCTCTTCCGCCAGGTCGTCAACCACTTCGGCCAGGTGGATATCGTGGTATCCAACTCCGGCGTGGAGAAATTCCGCGCCCTGGACGAAACCACTATCGACGACTTTGATCAGGTCTTCAGTCTAAACACTCGCGCGCAGTTCTTTGTTGCGAGACATGCCTTTGACCATATCCAACCGGGTGGACGTGTCATCCTGATGTCCTCTATTGCTGCTGGTGTGGGCGTTCCCGGCCATGCACTGTACGCGGGGAGCAAGTCCGCCGTGGAGGGTTTTACCCGCTGTCTTGCAGCAGATTTTGGTCGGGTGAAATGCACTGTAAATGCCATTGCCCCGGCGGGGGTGAAGAGTGATATGTGGCTTGCGAACTCGTGGCGATATGCGCCGGGGTGTGACAAGAACTCTTCCCTCCAGGACATCGAAGCCGCCCTGGCCGGGGGTAGTCCGTTGAGCAGGTGTGGCGTCCCGGAAGATATTGGACGAGTGGTCTCTTTCCTTGCTGGTCCTGACAGCGAATGGGTCAATG GTCAAGTGATAGCAGTCAATGGAGGTGCAAATATATAG